The Acidobacteriota bacterium genome includes a region encoding these proteins:
- the flgF gene encoding flagellar basal-body rod protein FlgF: MQYGLYTAYLGMRARLRTLEVIANNVANASTTGYKADALHYRSVEAAELETARRAAADPAQADAPSLNRSDAALQSVRALGVTTGSRFDFSNGTARQTGRTLDVALEGDGLLVVQTPRGERYTRDGSLTLDANGQLVTAHGDLVVGEAGPITIRPGEVSISEDGLITSAGQEQGRLKVVRFDSPGTALLKESDSLFVANGGAQPQAAPQTRLHQGMLEASNVNPVGEMALMLQNNREFESLQRSVTQLMSMRKIATEIGKI, encoded by the coding sequence ATGCAATACGGACTTTACACAGCTTATCTGGGCATGCGCGCGCGGTTGCGCACGCTCGAAGTCATCGCCAACAACGTCGCCAACGCTTCGACCACCGGGTATAAGGCCGACGCGCTGCATTACCGCTCGGTCGAGGCCGCCGAACTCGAAACGGCGCGGCGCGCGGCGGCTGACCCGGCGCAAGCTGACGCCCCCTCGTTGAACCGGTCAGATGCGGCATTGCAATCGGTGCGCGCGCTGGGCGTGACCACCGGCAGCCGCTTCGATTTCAGCAACGGCACGGCACGCCAAACGGGGCGCACGCTGGATGTGGCACTGGAAGGCGACGGCTTGCTGGTCGTGCAAACGCCGCGCGGCGAACGCTACACGCGTGACGGTTCGTTGACGCTCGATGCCAACGGCCAGCTTGTCACCGCGCATGGCGACCTCGTTGTCGGCGAAGCCGGCCCCATCACCATCCGCCCAGGCGAAGTTTCGATCAGCGAGGACGGCCTCATCACCAGCGCCGGACAGGAGCAAGGCCGCCTCAAAGTCGTGCGCTTTGATTCGCCCGGCACCGCGCTCTTGAAAGAAAGCGACTCCCTGTTTGTCGCCAATGGCGGCGCACAACCGCAGGCCGCGCCGCAAACCCGCTTGCACCAAGGCATGCTGGAAGCTTCCAACGTCAACCCCGTTGGCGAGATGGCCCTTATGCTGCAAAACAATCGTGAATTTGAATCGTTGCAACGCTCCGTCACGCAACTGATGAGCATGCGCAAGATTGCGACGGAGATCGGGAAAATCTAG